One Mercurialis annua linkage group LG3, ddMerAnnu1.2, whole genome shotgun sequence DNA window includes the following coding sequences:
- the LOC126671150 gene encoding 60S ribosomal protein L27: MVKFLKTNKAVILLQGRYAGRKAVIVRSFDDGTRDRPYGHCLVAGISKYPAKVIKKDSAKKTAKKSRVKAFMKVVNYSHLMPTRYTLDVDLKDAVTPDALVSKDKKVTAAKEIKKRFEERFKTGKNRWFFSKLRF; encoded by the coding sequence ATGGTGAAGTTTCTCAAAACCAACAAAGCCGTCATCCTCCTGCAAGGTCGCTACGCCGGCCGGAAAGCCGTGATCGTCAGATCCTTCGACGACGGAACTCGCGACCGTCCCTACGGCCATTGCCTGGTCGCCGGAATATCCAAGTACCCAGCTAAGGTGATAAAGAAGGACTCAGCCAAGAAGACGGCAAAGAAGTCGCGTGTGAAGGCGTTCATGAAGGTGGTTAACTACAGCCACTTGATGCCGACGAGGTACACTCTCGACGTTGATTTGAAAGACGCCGTTACCCCTGATGCTTTGGTTTCCAAGGATAAGAAGGTGACTGCTGCTAAAGAGATTAAGAAGCGGTTCGAAGAGCGGTTCAAAACTGGGAAGAATCGTTGGTTCTTTTCTAAGCTCAGGTTTTAA